A stretch of the Geovibrio thiophilus genome encodes the following:
- a CDS encoding ribonuclease HII, translated as MDEVGRGCFAGPVVACAVIMPEGYEDSRIIDSKKITEKRREVIAESIRRNAVDYAFGVVCNRVIDRINILRATRQAMHIALSRLKTSYDNIIVDAVKLNVSVPIENPFKAEDSFLCVAAASILAKVHRDAMMKKLHMTYPEYGWYSNKGYGAKVHLEALKKYGATELHRMSFLKNADIKR; from the coding sequence ATGGATGAGGTGGGCAGAGGATGCTTCGCGGGACCCGTTGTCGCCTGTGCAGTTATCATGCCCGAAGGATATGAGGATTCCCGCATCATCGACTCCAAAAAAATCACAGAGAAAAGGCGTGAGGTCATTGCCGAAAGCATAAGGCGCAATGCAGTGGACTACGCTTTCGGTGTCGTCTGCAACAGGGTTATCGACCGGATCAATATACTCCGTGCCACAAGGCAGGCTATGCACATTGCCCTCTCCCGCCTGAAAACCTCTTACGACAACATAATAGTAGACGCCGTTAAGCTGAATGTCTCCGTTCCCATAGAAAACCCGTTCAAGGCGGAGGACAGCTTCCTTTGCGTTGCCGCCGCGTCAATTTTGGCGAAAGTGCACAGGGACGCCATGATGAAGAAACTCCATATGACATACCCCGAATACGGCTGGTATTCCAATAAGGGCTACGGGGCAAAGGTTCACCTTGAAGCACTGAAAAAATACGGCGCAACCGAACTGCACCGGATGAGCTTTCTGAAAAATGCGGATATTAAAAGGTAA
- a CDS encoding D-sedoheptulose-7-phosphate isomerase: MEDFISDIFDEMREAQARFSAESMPVLIGISTEIVRCFENGGKVLIFGNGGSAADSQHIAAEFTNRFKMERPPLPALALTTDTSALTAIGNDYSFEQVFDKQLKALGNANDIAWGISTSGNSPNVLAALRTAGRQGMTTIGFTGKDGGLMRGLCDHLLISPSECTPRIQEIHIAAAHIICELVDEIMFGKFS, encoded by the coding sequence ATGGAAGATTTCATAAGTGATATTTTTGATGAGATGCGGGAGGCTCAGGCGAGGTTTTCCGCCGAGTCTATGCCTGTGCTGATAGGCATATCCACTGAGATAGTGAGATGTTTTGAAAACGGCGGCAAGGTGCTGATTTTCGGTAACGGCGGTTCTGCCGCGGATTCCCAGCATATAGCGGCGGAGTTTACCAACCGCTTTAAGATGGAGCGTCCTCCTCTGCCTGCGCTTGCCCTGACGACTGACACTTCCGCGCTGACGGCTATCGGGAACGACTACAGTTTTGAACAGGTTTTTGATAAGCAGCTCAAGGCATTGGGCAACGCTAACGATATAGCGTGGGGCATTTCCACCAGCGGCAATTCGCCTAACGTTCTGGCTGCTCTGCGTACCGCGGGCAGGCAGGGCATGACCACCATAGGCTTCACCGGCAAGGACGGCGGGCTGATGCGCGGGCTTTGCGACCATCTGCTGATTTCCCCTTCGGAGTGCACTCCGAGGATTCAGGAGATACACATCGCCGCCGCTCACATTATATGCGAGCTGGTGGATGAGATAATGTTCGGCAAATTTAGTTAG
- a CDS encoding peptidyl-prolyl cis-trans isomerase — protein MRMMKKTAILLLLTAFFFGCGDNGKKSGDARPKVEKRTILKINGVEIDNSELLDYAYFTVLEMDPLTVENQEVKDRIVRNFIIHRLLLDEAKKRGLDIGDERSAKIAGYIDKMEEGRAAENDDNATDEILKNRLKKQMIENVLVQNLLTQVADTNVIVTDEELKAYYGSNKDRFTGKRTANVFMILTIEEESAKQAMGELKKGVPFAEVAEQYSISDEKKNGGNLGWISMDDYPEVFAEAFRLRAGETSGIIKSEYGFHIFRTVAYRNGENRKFEQVKSDIYARLYSQKQEESVRNFIDEIYGKAEIINVAPAAFEPLTAGSGAGN, from the coding sequence ATGCGGATGATGAAAAAGACAGCGATTTTACTTCTTTTAACGGCATTCTTTTTCGGCTGCGGCGACAACGGCAAAAAGTCCGGAGACGCGCGTCCGAAGGTTGAAAAACGCACAATTCTGAAAATCAACGGCGTGGAGATAGATAACTCCGAGCTTCTTGACTACGCCTATTTTACTGTGCTGGAGATGGATCCCCTCACCGTTGAGAATCAGGAAGTGAAAGACCGCATAGTGCGCAACTTCATAATCCACAGGCTCCTTCTGGACGAGGCGAAAAAACGCGGACTTGATATAGGTGATGAAAGAAGCGCTAAAATAGCCGGATACATCGATAAGATGGAAGAGGGCAGAGCCGCGGAAAATGATGACAACGCAACGGATGAGATACTGAAAAACCGTCTGAAAAAACAGATGATTGAGAATGTTCTGGTGCAGAATCTGCTTACTCAGGTGGCGGATACCAACGTCATTGTCACGGATGAAGAACTGAAAGCGTATTACGGCAGTAATAAGGATCGCTTCACAGGGAAGAGAACTGCGAACGTATTCATGATCCTCACCATAGAAGAGGAGAGCGCCAAACAAGCCATGGGCGAGCTCAAAAAAGGCGTGCCCTTCGCGGAAGTGGCGGAGCAGTACTCCATTTCCGATGAAAAGAAAAACGGCGGGAACCTTGGCTGGATTTCAATGGATGACTACCCCGAAGTATTCGCCGAAGCCTTCAGGCTGAGAGCGGGAGAAACCAGCGGTATAATCAAATCGGAATACGGCTTTCATATTTTCCGCACAGTAGCATACAGAAACGGTGAAAACAGAAAGTTTGAACAGGTTAAATCGGATATATACGCAAGACTTTATTCACAGAAACAAGAAGAAAGCGTAAGGAATTTTATAGATGAAATTTACGGTAAAGCTGAGATTATTAATGTTGCTCCTGCTGCTTTTGAGCCTCTCACAGCAGGCTCAGGCGCAGGTAATTGA
- a CDS encoding YraN family protein, which yields MRILKGKSGEDKAAVFLKKNGYSVVKRNYRAKTGEIDIIAEKNGTLVFVEVKTRSSDAFGEGYQSVTHAKQEKIIRTAEFYLMENNPEKLCRFDVISIDNDKITHIINAFGA from the coding sequence ATGCGGATATTAAAAGGTAAGTCCGGCGAGGACAAGGCGGCAGTGTTCCTGAAAAAAAACGGGTACTCCGTCGTAAAACGCAACTACAGAGCCAAAACAGGCGAAATCGATATAATAGCCGAAAAGAACGGCACACTGGTGTTTGTCGAAGTCAAGACACGCTCCTCAGACGCCTTCGGCGAAGGCTACCAGTCAGTAACACACGCCAAACAGGAAAAAATTATACGCACAGCCGAGTTCTATCTCATGGAAAATAATCCGGAAAAACTCTGCCGCTTCGATGTGATTTCCATAGACAATGATAAAATAACGCACATAATAAACGCATTCGGTGCTTGA
- a CDS encoding formyltransferase family protein → MKTALFTSNLTGEYLLDALDALGVYPQVYTYPAGFQKTALSRDFTKYRGLFPITFISSNKYGEAAEAVLDTETIAVCVDWTKDFFMETDAKAVFAHPSLLPLYRGYSAVTEQFLRGVAVSGASFYTASDRVDGGDVLFSEEIKIGFTEYPEDFLKKYSAVCARFIKEFMEKGLAGFKAAPQDEREAFYLPRKRKREGVIDFNRDAYNIYNHIRGFSRPYFGAYFMKDGRQITVWRASAEKWQGEYGRPGELVELTPYGAEIACGSGTIIIEEAECGGRLFRRGEVHELYYAVD, encoded by the coding sequence GTGAAAACAGCGCTTTTTACATCGAATCTCACAGGGGAATACCTGCTGGACGCACTGGATGCTCTGGGGGTATATCCGCAGGTGTACACTTATCCCGCAGGCTTTCAGAAGACTGCCCTCTCAAGAGACTTCACCAAATACAGGGGTCTTTTTCCCATAACCTTTATATCATCAAATAAATACGGCGAAGCGGCGGAAGCGGTGCTTGACACTGAGACGATCGCCGTCTGTGTGGACTGGACAAAGGATTTCTTCATGGAGACAGATGCTAAAGCGGTATTCGCCCATCCGTCACTCCTGCCGCTGTACAGAGGCTACAGCGCCGTTACTGAACAGTTTCTCAGGGGCGTTGCGGTTTCCGGAGCGAGTTTCTATACAGCGTCCGACAGGGTAGACGGCGGGGATGTCCTATTTTCCGAAGAAATTAAGATCGGCTTCACCGAATATCCGGAAGATTTCTTGAAAAAATACTCCGCTGTCTGCGCACGCTTCATAAAGGAGTTCATGGAAAAAGGATTAGCCGGCTTCAAGGCAGCACCGCAGGATGAGCGGGAGGCGTTTTATCTTCCACGCAAACGAAAGAGAGAAGGGGTGATAGACTTCAACCGTGACGCATACAACATATACAACCACATCAGGGGTTTTTCCCGCCCGTATTTCGGCGCGTATTTCATGAAGGACGGCAGGCAGATAACAGTCTGGCGGGCATCGGCGGAGAAATGGCAGGGGGAATACGGCAGACCCGGAGAACTGGTTGAACTCACCCCGTACGGGGCGGAGATTGCCTGCGGCTCGGGGACAATAATAATAGAGGAAGCGGAGTGCGGGGGAAGGCTCTTCCGCAGGGGCGAGGTTCACGAACTCTATTATGCGGTTGACTAA
- a CDS encoding DUF2207 domain-containing protein, which yields MRFIFVLLIFILTVLPVFGEDFVIKKHDVRIDVLETSVLEVTETYLINFRQPRRGIILELPRIYREGSVKGTAKRPNIFGGGYRILIDDIQTESAEIKVSDSGAFREVRLGSPDQYITGEKEYIVTYRVFGAVNFFDSRSEIYWNIHGTLWDVPAESVTFSVRLPERLDLPDEEIFAYTGHYGEQGADASYSYDGQTLSGGTLRRLNPKEGLSIGILLPEGYLDYGTPWLRLRLFSVNNAYLIAVLIYIPLLFFIWYKKGRDTSSPLVTLYEPPAGVSSAVAGVLADDKIDNRDLVSVFLKWAVDKVIRIEEAEDYSSFLGRSDYIFVKLGELPESAPSYEQTLFTGMFPAGLKNRRLSDLKNVYYKTMLIAREQLDRDVTAMGLYEGGTRKAGGLMKGASIIFIFLGVFLTAFSGDIGWFVACLLMGISTFFFGRFIPKRTAKGQGLYNKLAGFKEFVERAEKGRLERMLAKNPEYFNLTVPYAVAFGMLKDWAGKFEGLLREPPDWYVSHNGRGFTMYAFADSLNSGISSMSRAMTSQPAPQGGAGGGGSGFSGGGGFSGGGFGGGGGRSW from the coding sequence ATGCGCTTCATTTTTGTTCTACTGATTTTTATCCTCACGGTTCTGCCCGTCTTCGGGGAGGATTTCGTTATAAAGAAGCACGATGTGCGTATTGATGTGCTGGAAACCTCCGTGCTTGAGGTGACGGAGACCTACCTCATAAACTTCCGTCAGCCCAGAAGAGGGATAATCCTTGAACTGCCGAGAATTTACCGTGAAGGAAGCGTCAAGGGCACGGCGAAGCGTCCCAATATCTTCGGCGGCGGCTACCGGATCCTCATTGATGACATACAGACAGAAAGTGCCGAGATAAAAGTCTCTGACAGCGGCGCCTTCCGTGAGGTGCGCCTCGGCTCGCCCGATCAGTATATAACGGGTGAGAAGGAGTATATCGTCACTTACAGAGTTTTCGGAGCGGTGAACTTTTTTGACTCAAGAAGCGAAATCTACTGGAATATACACGGAACCCTGTGGGATGTTCCTGCGGAAAGCGTCACTTTCAGCGTTCGCCTGCCGGAGAGGCTTGATCTGCCGGATGAGGAAATTTTCGCTTACACTGGTCACTACGGCGAACAGGGAGCCGATGCTTCGTATTCATATGACGGACAGACGCTGAGCGGCGGAACCCTGCGCAGGCTCAATCCAAAAGAAGGATTAAGCATAGGCATTCTCCTGCCTGAGGGCTATCTGGATTACGGAACCCCGTGGCTGCGTTTAAGGCTTTTTTCAGTGAACAACGCTTATCTTATCGCTGTTCTGATCTATATCCCTCTGCTGTTTTTTATCTGGTACAAAAAAGGCAGGGACACATCGTCACCGCTGGTCACCCTCTATGAACCGCCAGCGGGGGTCAGCTCTGCCGTGGCGGGTGTTCTGGCGGATGATAAAATAGACAACAGGGATCTTGTCTCTGTCTTTCTTAAGTGGGCTGTGGACAAGGTTATCAGGATAGAAGAGGCGGAGGACTACAGCTCCTTCCTCGGCAGGAGCGACTATATTTTTGTAAAACTCGGCGAGCTGCCCGAAAGCGCGCCCTCCTATGAGCAGACGCTCTTCACGGGGATGTTCCCCGCGGGGCTCAAGAACCGCAGGCTGTCCGACCTGAAGAACGTGTATTATAAAACCATGCTCATTGCCCGTGAGCAGCTTGACAGAGACGTGACCGCCATGGGGCTCTATGAGGGCGGCACAAGAAAAGCAGGCGGACTTATGAAGGGCGCAAGCATTATATTCATATTCCTCGGCGTGTTCCTCACAGCCTTCTCCGGCGATATAGGCTGGTTTGTCGCCTGCCTTCTCATGGGAATTTCCACATTTTTCTTCGGGCGGTTTATTCCCAAACGAACCGCCAAGGGGCAGGGGCTGTACAACAAGCTTGCGGGCTTTAAGGAGTTTGTGGAGCGTGCGGAGAAGGGCAGGCTTGAAAGGATGCTTGCAAAAAATCCCGAATACTTTAATCTGACCGTACCCTATGCCGTGGCGTTCGGAATGCTTAAAGACTGGGCGGGCAAGTTTGAGGGGCTTCTCCGGGAGCCGCCGGACTGGTATGTCTCCCATAACGGCAGAGGGTTCACAATGTATGCTTTTGCCGATTCCCTTAATTCCGGCATATCCTCCATGAGCAGGGCTATGACCTCACAGCCGGCGCCTCAGGGCGGTGCGGGCGGAGGCGGAAGCGGCTTCTCCGGCGGTGGCGGCTTTTCGGGAGGCGGCTTCGGCGGAGGCGGAGGACGAAGCTGGTGA
- the hypA gene encoding hydrogenase maturation nickel metallochaperone HypA, whose protein sequence is MHEVSIAQSLMDVVFETAKNNGAKKVNKVFVKIGRLQAVESSPLMFAFDALKDGTIAEEGELIIDNVPLTGKCIDCGHENTFEQIFMQCPKCGSHAVKILTGEELQITEIEVD, encoded by the coding sequence ATGCATGAAGTCAGTATAGCTCAGAGCTTAATGGATGTCGTTTTTGAGACGGCAAAGAACAACGGCGCGAAGAAAGTTAATAAAGTGTTCGTGAAAATAGGCAGATTACAGGCGGTGGAAAGCTCTCCGCTGATGTTTGCCTTTGACGCCCTCAAGGATGGTACAATAGCCGAAGAGGGCGAGCTTATCATCGATAATGTTCCTCTCACCGGCAAGTGTATTGACTGCGGACACGAAAATACCTTTGAGCAGATTTTTATGCAGTGCCCGAAATGCGGCTCCCACGCTGTTAAAATCCTCACAGGGGAAGAGTTGCAGATTACAGAAATTGAAGTGGATTGA
- a CDS encoding LemA family protein codes for MAGLVFVGVVALIIALFIYYYNKLVSLRNLSEASWSDIDVQLKKRWDLIPNLVETVKGYASHEKDTLENVTKARNMAMGAGSVEAHAKAENMLTGALKSLFALSESYPELKANVNFLELQNSINSIENDIQLARRYYNAVVRDLNTMCESFPSLIVAGMFRFTKKEYFEMDSAQRENVQVKF; via the coding sequence ATGGCAGGACTGGTGTTCGTAGGCGTTGTGGCGCTCATTATAGCTCTTTTCATCTACTATTATAATAAGCTTGTTTCCCTCAGAAACCTCAGCGAGGCTTCATGGAGTGATATTGACGTCCAGCTCAAGAAAAGGTGGGATCTCATTCCCAATCTGGTGGAGACGGTGAAGGGATACGCAAGCCACGAGAAGGACACTCTGGAGAATGTGACAAAAGCCCGCAATATGGCTATGGGGGCAGGCAGTGTGGAGGCGCACGCCAAGGCGGAAAACATGCTCACCGGAGCGCTGAAAAGCCTGTTCGCCCTGTCCGAGAGCTATCCGGAGCTTAAGGCGAATGTGAACTTCCTTGAGCTTCAGAACAGCATAAACAGCATAGAAAACGATATACAGCTCGCCAGAAGGTATTATAATGCAGTAGTTCGTGATCTGAACACCATGTGCGAAAGTTTTCCTTCTCTTATAGTTGCGGGCATGTTCCGTTTTACCAAAAAAGAATATTTCGAGATGGATTCCGCCCAGAGGGAAAACGTTCAGGTCAAATTCTAA
- the hypB gene encoding hydrogenase nickel incorporation protein HypB — protein sequence MTKLDVNKRILSKNEELAEALKEGFDRDRTLVLNFVSSPGSGKTTLLSNILVEIQKEYSVGVIEGDLQTDFDAERIRAAGIPAIQVNTNGSCHLEALDIEKSLVAFGRLDLLIIENVGNLVCPSSYELGEDAKVCMLSVTEGEDKPAKYPSMFHVSSAFIINKTDLLPYVDFDMQKCRDFALGVNPTLDIFETSCKTGQGLDEFIGWIKAKIRRKKGE from the coding sequence ATGACAAAGCTTGATGTGAATAAAAGGATTCTCTCCAAAAACGAAGAACTGGCGGAAGCCCTGAAGGAAGGTTTTGACAGGGACAGAACGCTTGTGCTGAACTTTGTCTCCTCTCCCGGCAGCGGAAAGACCACTCTCCTTTCCAATATCCTTGTGGAGATTCAGAAAGAGTATTCAGTCGGCGTTATCGAAGGCGACCTCCAGACGGACTTTGACGCGGAACGCATCAGAGCCGCCGGAATCCCCGCCATTCAGGTGAACACCAACGGTTCATGCCATCTTGAAGCCCTTGACATAGAAAAGTCTCTGGTTGCCTTCGGCAGACTTGACCTTCTCATAATAGAAAATGTGGGCAATCTTGTCTGCCCCTCCTCTTACGAACTGGGTGAGGATGCCAAAGTCTGCATGCTCAGCGTTACCGAGGGAGAGGACAAACCCGCCAAATATCCCTCTATGTTCCATGTTTCATCAGCGTTCATCATCAATAAGACGGATCTTCTCCCCTATGTGGATTTTGATATGCAGAAATGCCGTGACTTCGCTCTGGGCGTTAACCCCACTCTGGACATCTTTGAGACCTCCTGCAAAACAGGTCAGGGACTTGACGAGTTCATCGGCTGGATCAAGGCTAAAATCCGCAGGAAAAAGGGGGAATAG
- the mfd gene encoding transcription-repair coupling factor, translated as MDFTSITGGLWGAGAAYRLRKNFSGGRVLVIASDRNRFDLLLSELVFFFGADRVAPFPEYTQEPFEEARVLTDVLSMRISTLHRLTNGFEGVVLVTPGSLAKTLPPADVFGASVISLKKGGTADREELRYALEYSGYVNVELVSGQGEYTFRGDIAEVFTPQMENPVRIEFFDDEIDRMDVFESFSRRTEKKLEELTILPAGEALFDEDDLAAVNIPSVSEKAKNFGKFAGCHWFSPFIYRSMANLFDYLGAGVQVVTLERDLTDAFIELDNTVKDKQDHYGLPAGAEKNFINAETVEKLLAAREVHLFEESADADSEDGGLAGSAARFTHEKKNLYQSVTDAAAKIKDLLDDRYGVLVCIESRKLKSLFLDFMRDHEIAVTEISSYYKLPAHGIGLYGEKVSGGFIDPRGKVAVVTDEDIFGTVKRKVKKAKKEVYTTSLSDLEPNDYVVHVDYGIGIYRGLVHKEIGGVAGDFLVLEYENGEILYVPLDKIGQIQKYIGAEGRAPRVHSLQTATWKKLKVQASTRAKKLAIDLLKLYADRKVRNGFAFMDDGVLLEQFEQGFEYDETDDQLSAIHDVYQGMEDEKPMERLVCGDVGFGKTEVAMRAACKAAACGKQVGVLVPTTVLARQHYVNFKKRFADMPVNVDYISRYKTSAEIKKTLRRLAAGEVDIIIGTHRLLSKDVEFRDLGLLIIDEEQRFGVAHKEKITALKSNIDIIYLSATPIPRTLQLSMSGIRDISVIETPPEERLPVITRVIKTDEEIKNALLKELERGGQVYFLHNKVEDIESVAESVRKLVPHARLGIAHGQMTADAMESVLYSFYQGELDVLVCTTIVENGIDIANANTIIINNAAHFGLAQVYQLKGRVGRSRRRGYCYMLVPSMTSLNEIARKRLKIIQQLSDLGSGVKIAFYDLQLRGAGDLLGADQSGFMVKIGYELFLRMIEDAVKELKGELNSSRETEVASALPYFISAEYVEDVSLRFDYYRRFSKIQSEKEMRGLLDDLAQVYGEMREETENLGWIMLMKNLAGKVYAEKLAIHTGRVRIIFDKDTPVSPSRLVQVLAEVKAVYKFENENSLVLYFEKKDNFLEKTCEILSELAEG; from the coding sequence ATGGACTTCACTTCAATAACAGGCGGTTTATGGGGCGCAGGCGCCGCGTACCGCCTCAGAAAAAATTTCAGCGGGGGCAGGGTGCTTGTCATTGCCTCCGACAGAAACCGTTTTGACCTTCTTTTATCCGAGCTGGTTTTCTTCTTCGGGGCGGATAGGGTTGCGCCTTTTCCCGAATACACACAGGAACCTTTCGAGGAAGCAAGGGTTCTTACCGATGTCCTTTCCATGCGTATCAGCACTTTACACAGACTTACGAACGGCTTTGAAGGGGTTGTGCTTGTAACTCCCGGCTCACTCGCGAAGACTCTTCCGCCGGCTGATGTTTTCGGCGCGTCGGTGATCAGCCTGAAAAAAGGCGGCACTGCGGACAGGGAGGAGCTGAGATACGCTCTTGAGTATTCCGGCTATGTAAACGTTGAGCTTGTTTCCGGTCAGGGGGAATACACCTTCAGGGGCGACATAGCGGAAGTCTTTACTCCGCAGATGGAAAACCCTGTGAGGATAGAGTTTTTTGATGACGAGATCGACCGTATGGACGTTTTTGAGTCATTCAGCCGCAGAACGGAGAAGAAGCTTGAGGAGCTCACGATTCTTCCGGCGGGGGAAGCTCTTTTTGATGAGGATGATCTGGCGGCGGTGAATATTCCGTCAGTGAGTGAAAAGGCGAAGAACTTCGGCAAGTTTGCCGGATGCCACTGGTTCAGCCCTTTTATATACAGGAGCATGGCTAACCTGTTTGATTACCTTGGCGCAGGCGTGCAGGTTGTCACTCTGGAGCGGGATCTAACCGATGCGTTCATAGAGCTGGACAACACGGTTAAGGACAAACAGGATCATTACGGTCTTCCTGCGGGCGCTGAGAAAAACTTCATAAACGCGGAGACAGTGGAAAAGCTTCTGGCTGCGCGCGAGGTGCACCTTTTTGAGGAGTCGGCGGACGCAGACAGCGAGGACGGCGGGCTTGCCGGTTCCGCCGCGAGATTCACTCATGAGAAGAAGAACCTTTACCAGTCGGTGACAGACGCGGCGGCGAAGATAAAGGATCTGCTGGACGACAGATACGGTGTTCTGGTCTGTATCGAAAGCCGCAAGCTTAAAAGCCTGTTTCTGGACTTCATGCGGGACCATGAAATAGCGGTCACGGAAATATCCTCATACTATAAACTTCCCGCCCACGGCATAGGGCTCTACGGCGAGAAGGTCAGCGGCGGCTTCATAGACCCGAGAGGGAAGGTTGCTGTCGTGACCGATGAGGACATCTTCGGAACCGTTAAAAGAAAGGTCAAGAAGGCAAAAAAGGAAGTCTACACCACAAGTCTCAGCGACCTTGAGCCGAATGATTACGTTGTTCACGTGGATTACGGAATCGGAATATACAGAGGACTTGTTCACAAAGAGATAGGCGGTGTTGCGGGGGACTTTCTCGTTCTTGAGTACGAAAACGGGGAGATACTCTACGTTCCGCTTGATAAAATAGGACAGATCCAGAAATACATAGGCGCAGAAGGCAGAGCGCCGAGGGTTCACAGCCTCCAGACCGCTACTTGGAAAAAGCTGAAGGTTCAGGCAAGCACAAGGGCGAAGAAGCTGGCTATCGACCTTCTGAAGCTGTACGCAGACAGAAAAGTGAGAAACGGCTTCGCTTTCATGGACGACGGCGTGCTTCTTGAGCAGTTTGAGCAGGGGTTCGAGTATGACGAAACGGATGATCAGCTTTCCGCCATACACGATGTTTATCAGGGCATGGAGGATGAGAAGCCGATGGAGCGTCTCGTCTGCGGCGATGTGGGCTTCGGCAAGACAGAAGTCGCCATGCGTGCCGCCTGCAAGGCTGCCGCCTGCGGAAAGCAGGTAGGGGTTCTGGTGCCGACCACGGTTCTTGCCCGTCAGCATTACGTAAACTTCAAGAAACGCTTCGCCGATATGCCCGTGAATGTCGACTATATCAGCAGATATAAGACATCCGCCGAAATAAAAAAGACCCTCCGCAGGCTGGCTGCGGGTGAGGTGGATATAATCATCGGAACGCACAGGCTTCTTTCCAAGGATGTGGAGTTCAGAGATCTGGGGCTTCTGATAATAGACGAGGAGCAGCGTTTCGGCGTTGCCCACAAAGAGAAAATAACAGCGCTCAAGAGCAATATAGATATAATCTACCTGTCAGCCACGCCTATTCCCCGAACATTGCAGCTTTCCATGTCCGGCATCCGTGACATAAGCGTCATAGAAACACCGCCGGAGGAGAGGCTTCCGGTTATCACCCGTGTAATCAAAACGGATGAGGAGATCAAAAACGCCCTTTTGAAAGAGCTTGAGAGGGGCGGGCAGGTTTATTTTCTCCATAACAAGGTTGAGGACATAGAATCCGTGGCGGAATCCGTGCGGAAGCTTGTGCCCCACGCAAGGCTTGGAATCGCCCACGGGCAGATGACTGCGGACGCTATGGAGAGCGTGCTCTACAGTTTTTATCAGGGTGAGCTGGATGTTCTTGTCTGCACCACGATTGTCGAGAACGGAATAGACATTGCGAACGCAAATACGATTATCATAAACAACGCCGCTCATTTCGGACTGGCACAGGTTTACCAGCTTAAGGGGCGTGTCGGGCGCTCCCGCAGGCGGGGCTACTGTTATATGCTTGTACCCAGCATGACAAGCCTTAATGAGATAGCCCGCAAGAGACTGAAGATTATCCAGCAGCTTTCCGATCTCGGAAGCGGGGTAAAGATCGCCTTCTACGATCTCCAGCTCAGAGGTGCGGGGGATCTCCTCGGTGCTGATCAATCGGGCTTCATGGTGAAGATCGGCTATGAGCTCTTCCTCCGGATGATAGAGGACGCTGTCAAGGAGCTTAAGGGTGAACTGAACAGCTCCAGAGAGACTGAGGTTGCCTCCGCTCTGCCGTATTTTATCTCCGCCGAGTATGTGGAGGATGTTTCGCTGAGGTTCGATTATTACAGGCGCTTTTCCAAAATTCAGTCAGAGAAGGAGATGCGCGGACTTCTGGACGACCTTGCTCAGGTTTACGGCGAAATGCGTGAGGAGACTGAAAATCTCGGCTGGATAATGCTGATGAAGAATCTCGCAGGGAAGGTTTATGCCGAGAAACTCGCCATACATACGGGGCGTGTGCGAATCATTTTCGACAAGGACACACCCGTTTCCCCGTCAAGGCTGGTTCAGGTTCTTGCCGAAGTTAAAGCGGTTTATAAGTTTGAAAACGAGAACAGCTTAGTGCTTTATTTTGAGAAAAAGGACAATTTCCTAGAGAAAACATGCGAAATTCTTTCTGAACTGGCTGAGGGCTGA